In the Budorcas taxicolor isolate Tak-1 chromosome 1, Takin1.1, whole genome shotgun sequence genome, GGGTGCGTACCAGTCAAGGGGAGCCCCCCCCAGTGGTCCCCTCCCATCCCCACACTCACGGTGACAGCTCTGTCGGGCGGCCTGCCCATGGAAGCCAGGCTTGCAGTGGGCACAGCGCGGCCCCTCCGTGTGGTGTAAGCAGCGCAGGCATTGCCCCGAGCGGGGGTCACAGGCATCCGGGTCCGTGGGGTCAATGTTCCCACTGCACTCACATGGTTGGCACCCGCCGCCTGGCCTTGATGGGTCCCCAAAGTGCCCAGGGGCACAAGCTTCGCATCGCAGCCCTGCCCATGGTTGGGGGGGGAGGCGTGAGTGCTCAGCCCAGCTGCTCCACCCTGGTCCCGCGCCTGCACCTCCCCACTCACCTGTGTAGCCTGCCCGGCAGTGGCACACGACCTGCTGCGAGTACCCATCCCTGTGGCAGGAAGTAGCGAAGTGCCGCCGGCTCCCGGGCCCttcggggcaggggcagggccggCACTGGCCCCCGTAGGGCAGCCGAGGGTCCCCATGGAAGCCAGCAATGCACCtgcagggaggagaaggaaacgcTGCATCCTCCTTGAGCGGCGTGCCTACCCACCTGCTCGTCCACAGCTGCTCCAGGCTCACCTTTCACAGTGCTCACCCCCAGTGTGGTCCCGGCAGCCGAGGCAAGCGCCAGTGTGGGGGTCGCACTCGTCTGCGTGCCCGTGGCAGACACAGGGCCGGCAGCTCGGGAACCCCCACTGGCCCCGTTGGCAGCGGTCGCAGCGAAGCCCAAATGCACCAGCTCGGCAGGGGCACTGCCCACTGGTGGCGTCACACAGGCCGCTGAGCGCCCCCTCAgggctgcactggcaggctggggGCAAGGCGGAGATTGAGCCAGGGAGGGGCCTTGAGGGGAAGCTGGGTGAGGTCAGAGTGGAAGCTCAGGGGATGGAAGAGAAGGTCGAGTGATCAGGGATGAGGATGTGGGGTCTGAAGCCAGAATGAGATGGAAGAAGTAGCGccagaagaaggaggaaaaacagtagtggggctgggggcagacaATTGGAGGGATGAGGCCGGTGAATACCTTGACAACCCGTCGGGCCAAAGCCATAGTAGCCGGGGGCACAGAGGTCGCAGCGGCGCCCAACCACTGCAGGTTTGCACCGGCACTGACCGCCATGGGGGTTGCACTCGGAGCTCAGGGAGCCCTGGGGGTCACACTGACAGGCTGTGGGGAGAGGGAACAGGGCAGGTCAGGCTGAGCCCCCACACCTCCGCCCCACcagccacaccacacacactcacgcaGGGCTCCATTGTAGAGCAGCGTGGACAGGCTGATGAGGAGGGGGGCGCAGGCCTCGGAAGGAAGGGGCTTGCTGGGCATCAAACCCTCCTCGTGGCAGCGGTAGCGTTCAAAGGTGGCCCGGCGCTCCAGAGAGGCTGCGTCACCCCCACTAAACATCTCCAGCACCAGGACACGCGGCAGCAGCACCAGCTTGAGAGGCGAGCAAGGAAGAGTGAGGTTCAGAGCCTGGACCACGTGGAACCACCAGGACACTAAGTTTGGTTCCCCTCCAGACCTGCCTGTTCCATCCCCAGCCCCATCTATCTGGCTACCACTACAGGACCCAGCCCGCAGGCCCCACCACCTTGGCAGGTGTGGGAAGAGGGAGGTGTTCACCGAGTCAATGAGTAGGCTGGGTCCGGAATAGGTGGCCTCAGGCTGGGCACTTCCTCCTGTTCGCACCAGCTTGAGACGTAGCTTGTAGGAGATGCCAGGCTCCAGGCAGACAGGTCTGGGAAACACCATGTGCCTGGAGTAGGGGAGGACAGGTATGGGGGTCACCCAGGGTTCCCGTATGCATCATCTTGGGCCTCCCCACGCCACACCCAGCAACCAAACCACTGGCCAAGAAACAGAATGTGCTGGGCCACAGACAGCTAACAGCCAGGCAGAGAATCTGTATAGAAGATTCCCATAAACGTGCCTTCACTGGGATCATTGCTTGTGCTGAAAATACTCCATGTGGCCTTGCAATCCCACAGCATTTCCCtgacacaaatattcagttcagttcagtcgctcagttgtgcccgactctttatgaccccaaggactgcagcatgccaggcttccctgtccatcaccaactcccagagcttgctcaaattcatgtccactgaatcagtgatgccatccaaccatctcatcctgttgtccccttctcctcccgccttcaatctttcccagaatcaaggtttttttctgagtcagctcttcacatcaggtggccaaagtgttggagtttcagcttcagcatcagtccttaataCTTTCCAGTTTTCCCCCCATGTCCTTTTTACgcttcctcccacctccacctccagccTTCAACCATGGCTCCTCTTCACCAAGACTGCATCACCTCGCCCTGCCCCAGGTCATTCCCAGCAGCTTCTAAACCCACCCTAGGGTTCTTCTTCGATCCTCTCTGGAAAAATCTTTACTCAAGATTCACGTCTCTCTCAGCTGCTGCTCTGTCTTTGTTCTCCTGCCCAACACAGCCCTAAAATGTAACCATAGTCACTGCGTCCACTCTCTAAGCCTCCCACTCCCGGGGAGCTTGTGCCCCAACATGCCATGCAGTCGGCCTGTCCCAAGGTCACCGGTGACCTCCCTGTAGTCAAACCCAGTGGCTACTTCTCTATTCTTATCTGCTGAGGCGTCCAGCAGCATGAAGTGAGAACAGTACGCCTGCCTTCCTCAGACACTCTTCTCAGCTTCTGGGACCTTGTCCAGACTCCTGActtctccccatcccccagcTGCTCCCTCTCTACTGGGTTCTAGCACTAGAGTACCCCAAAGCTTGGTTCTgctcctccttcctttttctggTCATTTAATTGAGAACCACCTCTTTACGGACGAGTCTTACATCTCCAACGTGAGCCCTCCAGTAATTCCAGACACACAAATCcaaccacccctggcctcggccCCTCATGTCTCAGCATCTCAGAAGTGCTCCCCGCTAGGTCTCCATCTCAGAAAAGAGCCCATGCCATCCAGATGCCCAAGCCCCAAGCCCTGGAGTCACTTTTGcacattttctccctttcctacATGTCTAAGCCGTCAGCTCTGCCACCAGAACCCTATGGAAACTTCCTCTCCTGGCCGCCTCAACTGCTACACCTGTGTCCAGCCTGCTGTCACTCGGCTAACTCAGTAACTTCCACCAGAGCTCCCACCTTCCACCTGGGCCCTTTAGGTCTATCCCCCACTGGGAAACTAGAGGAGTCTTTGTTAAATGTAAAGTTGGCAAAATGTCCATAGTGGGTACAGCCAGGCTCATTATGCTATTCTCCCTGCTtctatgtatttctatttttacatgatgaaaagtttaaaagaaagtgatttttaaaaaaagatccacGAAACAAATATGAACCCCCAATATAATAAAAACCTTAATCAGGCCAGTTACATCCCTGCTCAGAGCACGCTGACACCCTCCCAAGCCCCTACAGGCACCCCCCCTCCTGACACTGAATGGGCTCCCCTCAATTCCTGCCTGGCCTCTGGAACTTGGGCCCCTGAAGGAGCAGGCCTGCTTCTCTCCACTTCCTTCCTGTGAGCCGCACCGTGCCCAGCAGCACCGGCAaacagcagccaggaggagcaggcACTCGAAGGAAAGGAGGAATGAGCAGATGGGAGCGGAGGGCTGACCCACAGCCCGCCCCCCCCAACAGTGGTAGGTGCTCCCACTAGCATCCTCACCTGCTGCCTGGCCGCAGGGTCCCTGGGATGTGGTCGTCTTGGGGCAGCACGTGCCCACATGGGCTGCGGGCAGACACAGGCCCTGGACGCTGCACGGTTAGTTCCATCTCTGCCCACTGCTCTGGCACCTGGGGGGGCACAGGATGATGGAGGAGGTGCTTCCACGCGCAGAGGGTGAGCTCTGGGTTAGGTGTCGCAGGATCTGACCTGGGGCTCCAAGCGCAGCAGCACGTCGTAGTCCATGGCTCTCGGTACAGAGGCCACCACGAACTCCAGCACCTGGCCTTCCCGCAGCCTAACAAAGCCCAGGCCGGTCCAAGATGGAGTGCCCCCAGGGGTCGCCAGACGCTCCACCACATCGAGCACCTGGGAGGCAATGCAGCCGGGGGTGAGGGGCTCTTCTGCCACAGCCTGTCCCCAGGCCCCAGCTCTCCAGTGGAGGTCCTGCTCAAGGCAGACACCCTCCCTCCACCAGGCGCCACCCTTAACCTGGCCTCTCCATCCAGTGCCAGCCATGCCCTGCCCCCAACAGTGCCCCCCTTTACCTGCCCCTGGGCTTCCTCAGCCTCCCAAGTTATGTGGTCGAGGAAGGGCCGGAAGTAACCGGGCTGCACCTGCTCGCAGCGTCGCCCCACCATGTGCTGGCGGCAACGGCACTGACCCGTGGCCTCATTGCACCTGGGGAACACGTGGTTACTCCAGAGGATCCGCCATCCTGCCCAGGATCCTCTTCCCACTCACCCAGGGCCCCTTAAACAGCACTCACTGGGGATCCAAGGCACCACCGATGTCGCAGTCACACGGACGGCAGCCGAGCAGGTCGTGGCTCAGCCCCCAGTGGCCAGGCTGCGGGACAGGAGGTTGCTGAGGGCCCGAAACAGACTCCCCTCTCTGCCCAGCAGAGAGTCCGATGATACTCTCAGCCTCTACACTCCTTGGGGAAAGCATGGCCCCCAGACCACTGGCTCCCACCCTTGGCCTCTCACCCAAGTTCAGGTCCTAAGCCCTCAGCACCCACCCAGGGGGCCATGGACACCACCCCCCAGCCCTGTGCTCTGAGGACAAGTGCAGAACTCCGGCCCCCCTCCAGTCGCACCAGGCAGCGGTTGCAGCCCTGGCCGGTCACCAGACGCTTGCAGAAACAGGCTCCACTGTTGTGGTCACAAGGGGTGGCCCCCGGCACCGTGCCCCGTGGGTCACACTGACATCCTGCAGGGAAGGAGATATAAGCACTGTGGGGAGCTGGGGCAGTGCTTGTGTCCAGCTGAGTCAAGGGTAAGAGGTGCAGGGTCAAGGTCAGGACTGGAATCAGGACAGTAGGCACATACGCTGGCAGCCCAGGGGGTTGCTGGCACTGAGTCCAAAGAAGCCATCGCGGCACTGCTGGCAGCGAGAGCCTACCACGTGTTCTTTGCAGCGACACTGGCCCGAGACCAGCCCCAGTGCAGGGTCATCGTGGGGATCACAGCGGCCCCCGTCTTGggaacccatggggtcacagtcacagGCTGGAGGCACAAAGAAGTGCAGGGTTATCCTAAGCCAATGAGCCCAGCACCAGTCAAGCCTCAAGCCCCACCCTAGATTCCCAGTCTGGTCCCTCCACCCCAAATCTTTGCAACTTGGCCATAGTCTGGCACATCCTCCGCTCCTAACCGGGGGACAGACTTCCTGCTCTGGGGTTCGGTTCCTGCCTTACAGCGGCACACAGCAGGGTCGCGCAGGTCCTTGGTTGGGTCCCGGTAGAAGAAGGGCCGGCAGAGCTCACACTGGTGCCCGGCTGTGTTGTGCTGACATCCATCACACACGCCTCCACTCACGTTGCCAGATGCCAGGTATATGGCCATGTCGAAGTGACAACTGTGGGCGTGCCCGTGGCACTCGCACTcttgggagaggggaaggaagagagggcaaAGGGACCGTGCCCTGAGAGGAAGGGACTTAGGGGTCCCCAGTGCCACCTTAGGTCCCTGCCACTGGCCAGAATTTGTATGTGGGGGTTCGGCTTTCTACTGGGCCCCTCATCAGAGCAGGCTGTTGAGAAGGGTTGAAGGCATCCCTGGGGGCATCAAGACcaggatgaaaagtgaaagtgttagttgctcagtcatgtccgactctttgcgaccccgtggactgtagcccaccaggcttccctgcccatggaattctccaggcaagaataccggagtggtttgccctttccttctgtaagggatctgcctgacccagggtcaaacccaggtctcctgcatcgcaggcagtttctttaaccatctgagacaccaaggaaagcCCCTTCACAAATCTTTGCTTTTGGCCATGCCTcatggtttgcaggatcttagttccctgaccagggattgaacccaggccctagcagtaaaagcgctgagtcctaaccactgggccaccagggaattccttcctGATACCCTTCAGACACAATCTAGGTGTCAGAGACTTAACTAACCAGCTCTAGGATGTACCCAGGGCACAGCCAGGCCACAGAGTTTTGGGGCAGTTGGGGGCTGGGGCCTCACTCACTCTTGCAAGCATGACTGTGGCGGTCTTCAGCTGGGTGCCAGGGCAAGTCGTGATAGAAATCCTGACACTGCTCACAGTTAAGGCCGCGAGTATTGTGTTTGCAGACGCAGGCCCCATGCACCTAGCAGGGTGGGCAGACGAGCGGTCAGCATGGCCCAGCCGGGCCCGCCCCTGCCCACAGCCCAGCTCCAGCCAGCTGAAGGCCCTCACCATGCCCTCAGCGTGGGCTGGTGCCCCTGGGGCGGGCGCACACTGTGAGGCGTGTCCGTAGCAGAAGCAGTTGCCACGCACAACCAGCTCGTAGAGGGCGTAATAGTACTTCTCGCGGATCTCCCGCCGGGGGTCCAGCAGGTTGTCCCCAAGTGTGTGTAGCCGTGTCAGGTTTACCCGTAAGTTGGTGATCTTCAGCAGGTCTAAGCAGAGGGAAGAAGATTGGGAACCCACTGGCCCACACCCAACCGGGGGGCTGAAGCTGCCAAGGTCACCTTGGGAGACCTCCTGTCTCTAGCTGTATGAGCTAAACTGGACTTGGCACCTGCCCTAGTAAACACCCAAAATAGCTCCTGAGGCCCCAAACAGTCAGTAGCCGGACTCTGGGACTGTGccaggctcagagaagggagcACTCACTCTGGATCCGTGGGCTGTAGGGGTCTGGAATGGGGATGGCAGGGTCCAGCACCCGATAGATGACCTGGGAGGGCATGGAGGCATTGCAGACACTGGACCTGTGTCCAAGCGCACGCCCACCATGCCCTCTCTCTGCCCCAAGCCCAGAGGCCAGCCCTCACCTCGCCTTCAGTGGATGGCTCAATCTCTGAGTAGCGGGACTCACAGACAACATCGTCCCAATGCCGTGGTGGGGCTAGCGGGACTCCAGGGAAGTCTGCCGCACAGTCATAGGAGAAATAGCGGTACACGCGCCACGTGCGTCCAAAGTCAGCCGAGCGCTCCACCAGCATGGCAGCGGGGCGAAACGTCTGGGTGGGGAGCACGGCTCATCAGCGGGCACCAGGACCCAAGTCTAGCCCAGGCCTGTCAAGAACCCTGTCCAGCTGGGGCCTGCTCTCAAGCAGCTCATGAAGAGGTGGGGTGACCATAGGGAGCCAAGAAAGAGTCGGGAAGGAAAGCCACCCCGAGTGGGGAAGTCAGGAGCCCCAGGGAGACAGCGCCTGACCCAGCCTGGGACTGGGGCAGCGTGTACACAGGCCTGGAGGTGGGAGGCAACAGAAGCTGTGGGAGGTGAAAGGGCCTCCCATCTAACCAGGGCACAGCATATGAGTACACAGAGGCTGAACTGAAGATCTGGGACTCTGTTCATGGGCACTGGGGAGCCAAGCAGGGTGCTTCTAGCAGGCTCCCAGACATGCGGGCACCTTGAAGGTCATAATGAGGTGCGTGAAATGGAACTCAGCCTCCAAGTCCAGCTGGATGGTGACCACGGGGACACCTGGGGCAGGAGTCAGAGGTCAGGGCCTTGAGGCTACTTGGTGGGGAGCCCTGCTCCCCCAATACCCCACCCGCTGCCTCACCATTCTCTGACTGCCACCAGGCTGCCCGGCGCTGTGGGGCGAAGCTGGTAACTACATTCTGGATGCGATGGCTGTTTGGGTTGTCTCTGGCAGAGAAGGGGCGCCGGGAGTCACACAGAAAGCATTTCTTCTCATCCTGGGTCGGATCAGGGTCAGGGTCAATGTCTCAGCCACTGCTAGTCCATCCTGACTCGGCCCCCCACCTGCACCCCAGTCCCACCTGCAGGTGACTGACGATGCAGTAGGGCTGGGGGCCGTGCAAACCACAGGTGGACGAGGCGGTCAGTCTGTCAGCGCGGCCCACCAGCAGGTCGCCTGTGGCAGGGTAGCAGCTTCCCCGAGAACAGCTTGGCACATCcggggctggggcctgggccaGGGCGGTGACCAGCACTGGGAACAGGGGGTCAGCTGGTTCTGCTACACTACCCCACTCCCCGAAGCCCCTGATCCAGCTACCCCAGGACCCACCATCACATCCCATCCCCGCCAGGCCTTCACCAGGCCCTCTCACCGCTCAGCAGCAGGCCCAGCTGAAGCTGCCAGGGCCCAGGCTGTCCCAGCAGGTCCCTCCCTCGTCCCCCTGCTGCGACCCACTCCATCCTGAAGACGAGAGGAAGAGGATGAGGGGGGATGAGAGGTCTGGGGCCCGTGCCCTCCTATCCCCTCCCTTGGGGTCCCATGTTGACTCTGCCTGTGTGGGTCCTTGGCTGATTCCCCACTCGGTCCTCTGTCGGTCCAGCGGTCCCTCCACTAGCTCGGAGTCCAGCGACTTGGAGCAAAGTTGGGAAGTGTGGCAGGAAGTAAAGCATGGAGCGGATCTCGGACGGGAGTGCAGCATCGTACAGAAAACCCCTACCTCTCTGGGAACTCTCACTCTAGAAACTAGACACAGACCGGCTCACCTGTAAACCTTTATTGTGCCCCCAGGCCCAACTCTGCACAAAGCCAAGGGAACACTAGGGTTTGGGGTCCTAGGCCACTACAGTTCAGGGACACACCAAGTAGGGGTTGTGGCATAAGCCAAGGAGAGGAGTGTGATCTTGGGGACCTCAAGGAGCCCATGGAGACAAGCCTTTGTCCCCAGTGTCATCGGTGCTATGGGCGTTTCCATCAATTAGGCTTTTCAGTCCCAGGGCTCCAGCATCAGTGGGGCGGTGGAAAGGCACACTCGGGGTGCCACACTCCCCTCTTCAGGGACTGTGAGAAGCTTTAGGACAGCCTGACCGGAAGGACAGGACAACATAAGGGTTTGGGAGAGGTGGAGAAAGACCATCCCCTGTCCAGGGTCTCTGCCTCCCCCAGGCACTACAACAAGTAGGCATGAGAGGAACTGTTTCCTGGTATGAAAAAGGGAGCTGGGCACCGACAACAGACCAGAGCGGTAGCGAGTGAATCCAGATCTTCTGGCTATTCATCCACTCCGGACATTTTGGCCCGCCAGGAGCGCCCGGATCCGGGCTTGGAATGCGGGCTGCCGGAGCGCGTGCCCCACCCAGGCCCCTGGGACCTCGGCAGGGACCAGACTCTGGGGTCTGTAGGGCCCTGTCCGGACGACTTTGAGCTTGCTACATCCGCGCCTACTGTCTGGAGCCAGGTGGAGAGTACCCTGGAGCGGCAGGCCCAGGGAAAAAAGCTGGGGTTCTTTAGGGGAAACATCAAGGTTCAGCAGTTATCTGGAGTGGGGTCACCAGACACCAGGGGGGTCACGTGGTCAATCTGAGGGGCTCAGGGATACTAGAGGGCACTCAGAATTATGGATCACTCAGAGATAAGGCTCTATCAGGATCTCGGGGGGCACTAGATGGCCTCAGGGAGTTGTACGTGACCCTTCCTATTTGTCAAGGTCAGAGGACCACTAAACAACATGCTGTCACATGGATCACTCCGGGTCAGCAGGCACTCTGGTGTTTCTGGGCTCTCAAGGTCAGGGGATTCCTGGGTCACTGTGGGCTCACTCGGAGTCAGACCGAAGTCAGCAGGTGGCATATGCCCTGGCCCACAGCCGCATGTGGCCCAGTAGCTCTGCTGCCCGCTGCTCGAGGGCCCACAAGGTGGCCACTTTCTTGCCCAGTGCCTCCTCGTTCTGAGCCAGGCGGCGTTCCAACCCTGGGGATTAAGGTCATCTGAGCCAGGCTCTGACCTCTGGCCCTAATCTCTGACCCTGGTCCTCATCTCCATCAAGACCCTGACTCTGATCCCAGCCCTAAATAAGCTCTAACACTAATCAACATTTGACCCCTCTGTTCTGGACTTTGACCCCAGCCTGATCCTCATATGAATATGGAGCCAACCTGGATCCAGCCCTGACCCTCCTACACCATCCCTCCAACTCTGACCCTGACCACCCCCCATACCCACCCACCATGGCCCAGCCACATACCCTCCAGTCTTCTCCAGCTGTTCTGTACCAGCGTTAGCAGCTCTCGGGCCTCAGCTCGCGCCCGGTGTGCCCGCTCTCCTGCATCCTGCACCGTGGCCACAAGGCTCTCCGAGCCCTCCTGCAACTCCATCACACCCAGCTGGGCCACCTGCAGTTCCTAGGGCAGGGCTGGCTCTGAAAGCCCACCCCCCTGGACCCTACAATCCCAAACACACTGGCCCCTGAAGTTCCCGGGGGGAAGGGGGGCTTTAGAACTGAGACCCTGCCTCAGCCCAGTGTAGCCCAGTCCCACCTAAACTCTGATTCATGCTACTACACAGGGGTCCCTGAGACCCTCAAGCCCACTTTTCCCATCTTACCTGGCCCAGGCTCCCGGCCACGCCCAGGGCATGCGTGGCTTGCTCTTCTGCCTCCCGGGCCTGCCGCTGAGTCAGGGCCAAACAGGTCCTGAGAGCTGCAGGTCCACCGGACAGATATCCCAGCACTGGCGTCACATCCCCTGCCAGTGCAACCTGGGCCAGGTGGCTGGCCACCTGGGGCGGAGATCGGGATCACAAAGAGGTCACAGCAGGGCAGGGTACTTAGCCTTGTGTTATCAGAATAGGTCAAGGATCTCAGGGGAAGAATAGAGATAGCAGCCTCTGAACAAGAGGTAAGAGGGAGCTGAAGGGAATGGGGGGCAGAGCGCGGATCACCTCCTGTACACTGGCCTCCAGACCCCGAAGTCTCTGTTTCACCACCTGCAGCCCTTGCTCTGCAGCCCTTGCATGAGTTCCCGCCTCAGCCAGCACTCCCTCCAAATCCAACGCTTGGTGCAGAGCCCTGGCTGTACCCGCCCTGAAGGATGTAGGCAATCAGTCCGGcattcccttcctccccaccctctgaCCTCTACAACCAGCCTCCTGGCCCTTCACCTGGTCTGCTGTGCCTGATGGAGGACACCTTCAGCTTTGGGCAGCTCCTGACCCACGGCATCTGGTGCAGGGAGGGCACCCTGGATCTGATCCAGCCGGAAGGCAAGGCCCGCTGCCCCATCTTGGGGAACGGGCACCACCAGCCCACGCCATGCCACCAGCTCTACGCTCACAGCATCCGCACCTTCAGCTGTGGGGATGGAGGTTGGGATCCTGGATGTGAACTCTGATCCTTGACTTAACGAGCCTTGACCCTAACCTCTCACTGCCTCTGATATGACTAGaggctgtgtgcatgctcagtcatgtccaactctttgtgaccccatggactggagcccaccaggctcctctgtccatgggactctccaggcaagaatactggaatggattgccatttcctcctccaggggatcttcccgacccagggactgaacccatgtctcctgcactggcaggtgaattctataccactgagccatctgggaagctcatgCTAGAGGCTTCCAAGAGCAACTTGTTACACTTTCAGGTATATTAAGCACTTGttaaatgatgtgtgtgtgtgtgttcagtcactcagtcatgtccaactctttgtgatccctatggactgcagcccaccaggctcctctgtccatgggattccccaggcaagaatactggagtgggttgccatttcctcctccagttgtTAAATAATAGGTAGGCGGATATCAGTCATGATGGTAATTACTCATACCGTGGAAACAAACGTTTCAAATTTGACAAACGTTACAAATCAAGTCCTCCTGACCCCTAGGTCTAGCCTGTTCAACGTTCGCTAGCACACTAATGCTCCCCCTGGACCCCTGGTCAGCCCTGACAAGTCTCCCTCATTCTAGGAGTACCCTAGCAGGGTCCTGGAGACCCacctgcccctgccctcagcagtgaacaGACATATAACAAGCAGACATGTACCCAAGAGGAAATGCTGGATGGCCTGCACAGTTGCCCGCACACGAGACACGGTGGCCACGCCCCAGGGCCCCCTTGCACGCCGCCACGCCTCCCAGGCCTGGGTTCCTGTGGAGCTTGCCGTGGCCTGGGTCTGCCGTAGCTGGTAGGGGTGGGCCATATGTGGAATGTGTCTCTTGTGAGCCCATGGCCAAGCCTTCATACCCTGTGACTCCCCCAGGCCCCCCTCCACAGACCCCACGGCTCTGTACCAGATGCTGGCACTGCTCCAAGGTGATGACTGCTATGTCCAGGCTACGGGAGGAGTTACGGGAGGCAATGAGAGCCCACTGGGAGGTAAGCAGGGTCCCAGGGTAAGAGGGAACACCCGAGGGCACAGGAACACGGGCCAGCCCAGGTCCCCGACCCCTGCATCCCTGCCAACAAGATTGGGGTCCCAGTGAGGAATTTGTGTCTGGATCTTGAACGGCCCTACATTC is a window encoding:
- the LAMB2 gene encoding laminin subunit beta-2 isoform X1, yielding MGCDGGSWGSWIRGFGEWGSVAEPADPLFPVLVTALAQAPAPDVPSCSRGSCYPATGDLLVGRADRLTASSTCGLHGPQPYCIVSHLQDEKKCFLCDSRRPFSARDNPNSHRIQNVVTSFAPQRRAAWWQSENGVPVVTIQLDLEAEFHFTHLIMTFKTFRPAAMLVERSADFGRTWRVYRYFSYDCAADFPGVPLAPPRHWDDVVCESRYSEIEPSTEGEVIYRVLDPAIPIPDPYSPRIQNLLKITNLRVNLTRLHTLGDNLLDPRREIREKYYYALYELVVRGNCFCYGHASQCAPAPGAPAHAEGMVHGACVCKHNTRGLNCEQCQDFYHDLPWHPAEDRHSHACKKCECHGHAHSCHFDMAIYLASGNVSGGVCDGCQHNTAGHQCELCRPFFYRDPTKDLRDPAVCRSCDCDPMGSQDGGRCDPHDDPALGLVSGQCRCKEHVVGSRCQQCRDGFFGLSASNPLGCQRCQCDPRGTVPGATPCDHNSGACFCKRLVTGQGCNRCLPGHWGLSHDLLGCRPCDCDIGGALDPQCNEATGQCRCRQHMVGRRCEQVQPGYFRPFLDHITWEAEEAQGQVLDVVERLATPGGTPSWTGLGFVRLREGQVLEFVVASVPRAMDYDVLLRLEPQVPEQWAEMELTVQRPGPVSARSPCGHVLPQDDHIPGTLRPGSRHMVFPRPVCLEPGISYKLRLKLVRTGGSAQPEATYSGPSLLIDSLVLLPRVLVLEMFSGGDAASLERRATFERYRCHEEGLMPSKPLPSEACAPLLISLSTLLYNGALPCQCDPQGSLSSECNPHGGQCRCKPAVVGRRCDLCAPGYYGFGPTGCQACQCSPEGALSGLCDATSGQCPCRAGAFGLRCDRCQRGQWGFPSCRPCVCHGHADECDPHTGACLGCRDHTGGEHCERCIAGFHGDPRLPYGGQCRPCPCPEGPGSRRHFATSCHRDGYSQQVVCHCRAGYTGLRCEACAPGHFGDPSRPGGGCQPCECSGNIDPTDPDACDPRSGQCLRCLHHTEGPRCAHCKPGFHGQAARQSCHRCTCNLLGTDPRQCPSTDRCNCDPSSGQCPCLPNVQGLSCDRCAPNFWNLTSGRGCQPCACHPSRARGPTCNEFTGQCHCRAGFGGQTCSECQELHWGDPGLQCRACDCDPRGIDTPQCHRSTGHCSCRPGVSGVRCDQCARGFSGVFPTCHPCHACFGDWDRVVQDLVARTRRLEQWTQELQQTGVLGAFESRFRHLQEKLGTVQGIVGARNASAASTAQLMEATKELRRKIGEATEHLTRLEAELTDVQDDNFNANHALSSLERDGLALNLTLRQLNQHLDLLKHSNFLGAYDSIRQAHSLSAEAEHRANMSALTVPSPVSNSADTRHRTESLMTARREDFNRRHMANQRALGELSARTHALSLTGINELVCGSPGDAPCATSPCGGAGCRDEEGQPRCGGLSCSGAAAMADLALGRARHTQAELQRALAEGGGILSQVAETRRQAGEAQQRAQAALDKANASRGQVEQANQELRQLIQNVKDFLSQEGADPDSIEMVATRVLELSIPASPEQIQQLAGEIAERVRSLADVDTILARTVGDVRRAEQLLNDARRARSRAEGEKQKAETVQAALEEAQRAQGAAQGAIQGAVVDTQDTEQTLHQVQERMAGAEQALSSAGERAQQLDGLLEALKLKRAGNSLAASSAEETAGSAQDRAREAEQLLQGPLGDQYQTVRALAERKAQGVLAAQARAEQLRDEARGLLQAAQNKLQRLQELEGTYEENERALEGKAAQLDGLEARMRSVLQAINLQVQIYNTCQ